The Panicum virgatum strain AP13 chromosome 5K, P.virgatum_v5, whole genome shotgun sequence genome has a window encoding:
- the LOC120710804 gene encoding uncharacterized protein LOC120710804: MSKWRRYLYLLLDHSNKRNYPMRRIDASALFYPVNEKITHPPEIEDARLPAPFISFTASPTADYGSRVLDFFTLLGRGEKKSLIAGADENGFTVMYDLDQRTVHNPLLLNEPKDIDAVSLAVGDSVTLSVNSM, encoded by the coding sequence atgagcaagtGGCGGAGGTACCTGTACCTGCTGTTGGATCATTCCAACAAGAGAAACTACCCTATGCGCCGGATCGACGCGTCAGCTCTCTTCTACCCCGTAAATGAAAAGATCACTCATCCTCCAGAAATTGAGGACGCTCGGCTGCCTGCACCGTTCATCTCTTTCACCGCTTCACCCACCGCCGACTATGGCAGTCGGGTCCTGGActtcttcaccttgcttggcCGGGGCGAGAAGAAGAGCCTCATCGCCGGCGCCGATGAGAATGGCTTCACAGTCATGTACGACCTCGACCAGCGAACCGTCCACAACCCGCTCCTCCTTAACGAGCCGAAGGACATCGACGCGGTCTCCCTCGCCGTCGGCGACTCTGTAACACTAAGTGTTAATTCTATGTAA